Proteins from a single region of Niallia sp. Man26:
- a CDS encoding tyrosine-type recombinase/integrase, producing the protein MQKSNVISQFADWLETEGKSVNTVTTYQREMKKFQDWLYKYPTYLENISQQDVQNYLSFLEQQGKSPITIDKILGSIRTFAKFLRRPEIILDIKVMPIEKKGELEILTSFEYNQLLQKVKKDGHGRNIAIVYLLLHTGIRVSELCSLNKSNIDLIKKQLIVKNGITGEERFIPLSEEAKEYLHKYCDSFNSDEALFTSRSNERLTERSIQYMLKKYNVHPHKLRHTFCQKLIDKGVGLEIVSKLAGHKDINVTKRYAKSRMKQLELEEAIQKTFISDTLG; encoded by the coding sequence GTGCAAAAATCTAATGTAATTAGTCAATTTGCAGACTGGCTTGAAACAGAAGGCAAATCTGTTAACACCGTCACTACTTATCAACGTGAAATGAAAAAATTTCAAGACTGGCTCTACAAATATCCTACTTATTTAGAGAACATATCTCAGCAAGATGTTCAAAATTATCTCTCTTTTTTAGAGCAGCAGGGGAAAAGTCCAATAACTATTGATAAAATACTTGGTTCTATTAGAACCTTCGCTAAGTTCTTGAGACGTCCAGAAATAATTTTAGATATTAAAGTTATGCCTATAGAAAAAAAGGGAGAATTAGAAATTTTAACATCTTTTGAGTACAATCAGCTGCTTCAAAAAGTTAAAAAAGATGGGCATGGAAGAAATATAGCTATCGTTTATTTATTGCTCCATACAGGTATTAGAGTATCTGAATTATGTTCTTTAAATAAGTCGAATATTGATCTTATAAAAAAGCAGTTAATCGTTAAAAATGGAATAACTGGTGAAGAGAGATTTATTCCATTGTCAGAAGAAGCTAAGGAATATCTTCATAAATACTGTGATTCGTTTAACAGTGATGAAGCTTTATTTACTTCAAGATCTAATGAGCGGCTAACAGAAAGATCAATTCAATATATGTTGAAGAAGTATAATGTTCATCCACATAAATTAAGACATACTTTCTGTCAAAAGCTTATAGATAAAGGCGTTGGCTTGGAAATTGTTTCAAAATTAGCTGGTCATAAAGATATAAATGTAACTAAAAGATATGCAAAATCCAGGATGAAACAATTAGAATTAGAAGAGGCGATACAAAAAACTTTTATTAGCGATACGCTAGGGTGA
- a CDS encoding ParA family protein, translating to MAITITMGIQKGGCGKSTTAGILAYLLSRDGYKVLAIDMDSQGNLTELISNQPSNEFVGKSILEAMQNQNMKDYILPIGKNLDLLPATNFLATFPRWIYTGRTYKGDSIPFKGIPSLILDQSLDDIRSEYDFIIIDTPPSLSEQTTNALCASEYVVVLFECSNWCYSAIPNFMESVASAKKHGNRGTEVIGILRTLNDLRRSDAKAFNEMITEDYPNEVFKTVINRRAPIGRLALYGFNKNSELKPALLQYEQFYKELIDRVQSK from the coding sequence TTGGCTATTACTATTACAATGGGAATACAAAAAGGTGGTTGCGGGAAATCCACTACTGCTGGAATACTAGCATATTTATTAAGCAGAGATGGCTATAAGGTGTTAGCCATAGATATGGATTCTCAAGGTAATTTAACTGAATTAATATCTAATCAACCTTCTAATGAATTTGTAGGAAAATCAATACTAGAAGCAATGCAGAATCAAAATATGAAAGATTACATCCTACCTATAGGGAAAAATTTAGATTTACTTCCTGCTACTAATTTTTTAGCTACTTTTCCAAGATGGATTTATACGGGAAGAACATATAAAGGTGATAGTATTCCTTTCAAAGGAATACCTAGTTTAATTCTAGATCAAAGTTTAGATGATATAAGAAGTGAGTATGATTTCATTATTATTGATACACCACCGTCATTGTCAGAACAAACAACTAATGCATTATGTGCTAGTGAATATGTAGTAGTGTTGTTTGAGTGTTCTAACTGGTGCTACTCAGCAATTCCTAACTTCATGGAATCCGTCGCCAGTGCTAAAAAACATGGAAATAGAGGTACTGAGGTAATAGGAATTTTAAGAACATTAAATGACTTAAGAAGAAGTGATGCCAAAGCATTTAATGAAATGATTACAGAAGATTATCCTAACGAAGTATTTAAAACTGTTATTAATAGAAGAGCTCCTATTGGTCGTTTAGCTTTATATGGATTCAATAAAAACTCAGAGTTAAAACCGGCTTTACTACAATATGAGCAATTTTATAAGGAGTTGATAGATCGTGTCCAAAGTAAATGA
- a CDS encoding replication initiation protein — translation MGSKISADNLITKSNQLIEAAYKLTEIEQKIILTLISLVQPNDKEFQSYTFTIKDFIKLIGGNSNTRYKELEEITRNMLAKIYEIRFEERLVQVQWLSQADYNYKKGTIELTLHKFLTPYLLELKKEFTSYHLKNVSKLKGHYSIRIYELLKQYERLKERTFNMEDLRHKLGATNIYPAYGNFKQRVLLPSQKQINKKSDITFEFQEIKQGRAVKEIKFFIKPKDSIIQPLPVPISNSIKTEVLNTEELEKDLFVVSKNDINDIKSLANDLGFKVPNKTIQNWLEYGKRNVIQVMESIRDNYKIENPIGFITYKLKNEISNEIIEVDPVNDAIQDFIKSHIPKRKIKRVEFLTDWMMKNEALQTFIKYMNEDDALNLWNSKKEAIMKELNDRRGKMMLN, via the coding sequence ATGGGATCCAAAATAAGCGCGGACAACTTAATTACAAAATCAAATCAGCTTATTGAAGCAGCATATAAATTAACTGAGATAGAACAAAAAATCATCTTAACACTTATTAGTTTAGTGCAACCGAATGATAAGGAGTTTCAATCTTACACTTTTACAATAAAAGATTTCATTAAATTGATTGGCGGTAATAGTAATACGAGATATAAGGAACTAGAAGAAATTACGAGAAATATGTTAGCTAAAATTTATGAAATTAGGTTCGAGGAAAGATTGGTACAAGTTCAATGGTTATCCCAAGCTGATTACAACTATAAAAAAGGGACCATTGAGCTTACACTCCATAAATTTCTTACCCCATATTTATTAGAATTGAAAAAGGAGTTTACATCTTATCATTTAAAAAATGTAAGTAAACTAAAGGGACATTATTCTATAAGGATATACGAGCTACTAAAGCAATATGAACGTTTAAAAGAAAGAACTTTCAATATGGAAGATCTTAGACATAAGTTAGGGGCAACAAATATATATCCTGCTTACGGGAATTTTAAGCAACGAGTATTACTGCCTTCTCAAAAACAGATAAACAAAAAATCAGATATTACATTTGAATTTCAAGAGATTAAACAAGGAAGAGCTGTTAAAGAAATTAAATTCTTTATAAAACCTAAAGATTCCATTATTCAACCTCTACCAGTTCCGATATCTAATTCCATTAAAACTGAAGTGTTAAATACAGAAGAACTTGAAAAAGATCTTTTTGTTGTTTCTAAAAATGATATTAATGATATCAAAAGTTTGGCGAATGATTTAGGTTTCAAAGTACCGAATAAAACTATACAAAACTGGTTGGAGTATGGGAAAAGAAATGTAATTCAAGTAATGGAGTCAATTAGAGATAATTATAAAATAGAAAATCCAATAGGATTTATCACATACAAGTTAAAGAATGAGATAAGTAACGAAATTATTGAAGTGGATCCTGTTAATGATGCTATTCAAGATTTTATAAAGAGCCATATACCAAAGCGTAAAATTAAAAGAGTAGAATTTTTAACAGACTGGATGATGAAGAATGAGGCTTTGCAAACATTTATTAAATATATGAATGAAGATGATGCTTTAAATTTATGGAATTCAAAGAAGGAAGCAATAATGAAGGAATTGAATGATCGTAGGGGAAAAATGATGTTAAATTAA